A region of the Chryseobacterium cucumeris genome:
CATCAAGACTGGCTGGAAGAAGGTTTTCATCCAGCAGTACAACTGCCGTATTGGAGTAGGTTTTATTATTGATCTCTTTAAAGATCTCAGGCAGTACTTTGGTCTGGGTTACATTCCCGGACACTTCGTATACCTTAATTTTTTTAGGTTGATTAAAATCGTCTTCTATCCATTGAAAAGCTCTGTTATCATCAAATTCTTTCCATGTTTTATGATTTCTAAGGAATTTTCCGGCTTCCTGTCTTTCATCATTAAAATAATAACGGTCTGCCTGAAAGAAACACTGCGCTTTATTCCACTGTAAAAGGCTTCTTACAAGCTTTTCTTCTACCGGAGTAAAGGCATTGAAGCCACAAAAAACAAATTCTTCTTTGGTATTTTTCGCAAAATCAGCAATTCTGGCTTTAGCCGCCTCATGAATCATTCCGGAAGTAGCCCAGTTTCTCTCCTGCAGTCTCTCCTTTAAAACCGGGAGAAAAACATTCATATTCTGCCAGAAATTAAGAAACTTCTTTCTTGGAACATCGTCATCCTCACCAAGGTCCTGAGCCCATTCTTTGATTCTTTCTTCATCAAACATATACTGCAGAACTGCCTGGTCGCTATCTGAGAATTTCAGGATATCATCCCAATCCTTCTGTAAGGTGGGAAACCATTTCAGAAAATCGGAAAAATCATCTCTGGGAATAAGATTCAGGCTTCGGTACACATCAAAAGAGAAAAGCCACAGCGGAATTCCCTGAATCGTCTGTTGATCGGCAATTTTATTGATGAGTTCCTCTATTGTAAAAAAGTTAGGAAGAAATCCTGAGTAATTATTTTCTTCCAGGATCTGTCTGATAAACACAATGGGACGTTTTCCGGGCAGAATGATATTAAACGCAGAAAGATCAGGGTTTTGTGCTAACAGTTCGTGGATGATCTTATTGAGGAATTTCAAAGGGTTTTATAGCTTTTTAAGTTGTCGAGTTGTTCAGAAATCGACTGATTATATTCGGTTTGTTTTTCTTTATCAAGCCCATGACGGGTTTCTCTGTCGTAGGCCATCTGGAAATTCTTATAATCAACGGATATCCCATCGTAAATTGCTCTGAAATATTTGTTGTAGTCTCCTGAATTTTTGATTTTTTCAGCAACTGCTTTTCTGAATTTTCTTACAAACAATTCTGCAATATCAAAATGCTTCTGCTCATGAAGGAGAATATAATCATTCATTCTTTTGGCATCTTTCCATGATTTATCTTCATGAAACAGTGTTTTGATAGTAATGGCAACCGGTGCTTTGGGATCGGAAGATTTTTCAGCATAAAATTCCCATCCACAATGGGTGTATGCTGCCACATCAGGATTCTTTTTTTTGTTAACCGGACTTTTAAAGTTATCCCAGGTTAGCTTTTTGCCTTCCTCCCAGAAAATTTTCTGCCCGTACACCACCTGCGCTGCCAGTAAACACAATACGAAAGTCAACTTCATTATTTTACTACAATGGTTTTTGTAATCCAGCTGTTTCCTCCATTCCAGAATTTAAAAGTATAGGTTCCTTTGCTTTGCGGGCTGAAATTAATCTGATTTGCTCCCACATATTTCCCTTGTGTACAAGGGCCGTTGGTAATATATTTATAGGAAGTAACTGTTCTTTCCAGGTTATTATTGTAAACATAATCATATCCGTAAAAGCCTTCACAGTGAGACGGATAGGTGGAATACGTTTTTATGCTCTGTATCGCGTAAACGTCCATGGTATCATTAACAATTTTTACGCTGTCTATCTTGATTTTATCAATAGATTCGATGGTATGGTAATCATCATCATTACACGAAACCAGAAGCACGCCCAACAGGAATACTGAAGATCCAATATTTAAAAGTTTTTTCATAACCTTTACTTTTCTGATTATTAACAAATATTAGCAAAAATTATTCCTTATTTACATAAAAATCAGGAATTAAAATTACCTTTTGATACATAAACTACTTTCTTGGTATCAAAAAATTCTTCATCAAAATAGTGTTTAAGATTGAATATTTCACATTTAATTCCGGCAAGTTCTTCAGCAAGATCACCGCCTTTTAAATATAAAATTCCGTTGTGTTTAGGATTAAACTGTTCTTTTTCAAATTTCCCTTTCAGCCATCTTAAAAATTCCGGCATCTGGGTTACTGCTCTGCTGACTACAAAATGGAATTTTTCTTTCAGCTTCTCTGCTCTTCCATGAATAGCGGTAACATTAGTTAATCCAACTCCGTCTGCCACAGCCTGTACTACACTGATTTTCTTCCCAATAGAATCAATCAGGGTAAATTCTACTTCAGGAAAAAGGATCGCCAGAGGAATCCCCGGAAAACCACCTCCGGTTCCGATATCCAAAACTTTGGTTCCCGGTGCGAATTCCATCACTTTTGCAATTCCCAAAGAGTGCAGAATGTGCTTTTCATACAGTGATTCCATATCTTTTCTGGAAATTACATTGATCTTTTCATTCCATTCATTGTACAGATTTTCCAATTTGGAGAACTGTTCTTTCTGTTTTTCAGTAAGATCCGGGAAATATTTTAATAGTAACGATGCAGACATGTGAATTATTATAAACCGCAAAAATAAGTTTTATTTCTCTTGTATTCAAATCAACTTTTCCTGATCCTGATGTAAATTCTGGTTTTCAGCAAAATCCGTCACTTTGCAATTCCTGGTATAACAGGGACACTCAGGTTTCCTGACGGGCTCACGCTCTGTACAGCGAAAATATAATTGTCTTTAGAAAGCGGAATCTTCATAGAAAGTCCTGTGGTGAATATTTTTTTCTGCCACAACGCACTGTCTGTTTCCCTTGCCAGCACATAATATCCTGCAGGGATTCCGGATTTTGGCGTTTCCCAATGTAAAGTGGTGGAATTCGTCAGCTCTTTTACATCCATTTCAACTTTCTCCGGTTTTGAAGGAGATTTTGCAAGATTGGCAAGAACAGCAATATTGGCAGCAACATTCTTTTTCAGATATTTAAAATCTATAAATTCGGTAAGATCACCGTACTGTTTATTGTTTTCTGTTCTTATATCCTGATGCTGATGGTCGTAATTTTCATAATACTCGGTCAGTCTTACGGCAGGAAATCCATTATTCACAAAACTGGTGTGATCTCCTCCGCGCAGAAACCTGTCATTTCTATAGATCAGTTTAATCTCCAGCCCCTTCACGTATTCTTCCGTAACTTCTTTGATATAGCGGGCCAACTGTCTGGATTCACTATCGTTTTCAAAACCAAGATTTCTGATCGTCATCGCTTTTTTATCCAGATCTTTGTAAGGCAGGCCTTCACTGAATACACGAAGAATGCGGGTATTGATCTCTCCTGTTTCTCCTGCTTTTGGATTGCCGATCATATCATTATTAAGAACCGCTTCCAGCTGCAGATTTTCTCTTTTCATTTTTTCAGCCAACTGTTTAGATCCCAACAGCGACTGTTCTTCACCGGAAAATGCTACAAAAATAATCGAACCAGGAAATGAAGATCTGCTCAATATTCTGGCCGACTCTATGACAGCACTTACCCCGCTGCCGTCATCATTGGCTCCCGGTGCTGCGGAAGTTCTGTTCATCACATCAGTCACTCTTGAGTCAAGATGTCCTCCGATCAGGAAAATTCTTTTGTCATTCGGATCTGTTCCTTTCAGAAAAGCAACAGCATTTCCAAGGTTTACTATTTTATCAATTCGCTTTCCATCCGGCTGAATGTCTTCCTGCTGTAGATACACTTCCATTCTTCCACCCGAATTTTTAGCATAATCATTGAATTTTCTGATCACCCAGTTCCTTGCCGCACCTATTCCCTTCTTTGGATCATCGATCGAACTCAAGGTATGCCGGGTTTCAAAGCTTACCAACTTTCCGATATATGATTTTAATGAATCTTCATTCACCTGCGAGACATATTTTTTCACTTCATCATCTTTTGAATATCTCTGCGAGAAAACACTACAGGAAATCAGTAATAAAAAAACGGAATATTTCATAGGACAGATCTTAGGTTGTTAAAGATACAAAACCTACGCTGCAAAATTATTCCCTACAATAATTTATTTTGAATTACTGTTTTTTGGCTAAAATAAGATTGAAATCAATCTCTTACTTCAAAATAAAACATTTTTATAACCCAAAAGACAATTTGACAAAAACCTGATAAAAATCTTTAAAACACCCTTATTTTTATTACCTCCACACCACGTTTTTATTATATATTTGTTAAAATTCAAAAAATAGATGGATAAACTTTCAGATAGAGTAAAAAGATTAGGATACTCACAGACATTTGTTATGTCAAACAAAGCCAGAGAAATGAAAGCCAACGGAATAGATGTGATCAGTTTAACTCTTGGCGAGCCGGATTTCGATGTTCCGGACAATATCAAACAGGCAGCATTCGATGCCATCAATCAAAATTACAGCCACTATTCTCCGGTTCCGGGATTTCTGGAATTGCGTGAGGCTATTGCTTATAAATTAAAAAGGGATAATAATCTGGAATACAAACCTTCCCAGATCTGTGTTTCCAACGGAGCCAAACAGGCTATTATCAATGTTCTGGCAGCTATTATCAATGATGGCGATGAAGTTCTTCTTCCAGCACCTTACTGGGTAAGTTATGATGAAATGGTAAGAATGATGGGTGGAACTTCCGTAATACTTCCTACCTCGTATGTTACCGATTTCAAAGTGACTGCCGAACAGCTTGAAGAAGCTATTACAGAGAAAACCAAAGCGGTACTTTTCAGCTCGCCATGTAATCCGTCAGGAGGATACTACACTTATGATGAATTGAAATCGATCGCCAAAGTAATTGCCAAATACCCTCAGATAACGATCATTTCTGATGAGATTTATGAATACATCAATTACGAAACGAATACCACTTCGATTGCCCAGTTTCCTGAAGTCTATGAACAGACAGCCGTAATCAACGGAATGTCAAAGGCTTTCGCTATGACAGGATGGAGAATCGGGTATTCCGCATGTCCTGAATGGCTGGCAAAAGCTTGTGAAAAAGTACAGGGACAGATGACCAGCGGGGCCAATACGGTAGCACAGAGAGCGTCTATCGTTGCTTTGAAAGCAGATCCTTCCGAATACAGATACATGATTGATGCCTTCAAAAAAAGAAGAGATCTTGTCTATGAACTGATCAAAGAAATCCCGGGATTCAAAGTTGTGCTTCCAAAGGCAGCCTTCTATTTCTTCCCTGATATTTCGTATTATATCGGAAAAAACCTAGATGGAACAGAAATTAAAAATTCTGACGACTTTGCCATGTTCATCCTGGAAAATGCTCATGTTGGATGTGTAGGCGGATTCTCTTTCGGAAGTCCGGAATGTATCAGATTCTCTTATGCTGCTTCTGAAGAAGATTTAAGAGAGGCTATGAAACGAATTAAAGACTTATTGGAGAAATTCAATTAACAAAAAACTAATAACCCCAAATAAAACGACAGCAATGAATCTGTTAAAAAAACTAACCATCGCTACAAGTATTGCCGCTGCAAGTTTTGCCGGATATGCTTTTGGCCAGGATTTCCAGTGGAAAGAAGCTACTTCAAACGGCTACAAGTACAGGTACGTAACCAATGACCCTACTTCTGCAAGGTATTACACTTTGAAAAACGGATTAACGGTTATTTTAAGTCCGACCAACAAGGATCCGAGAATCCAGACGTATATCGCCACAAAAGCAGGAAGTAAAACAGATCCTGCTGACCACACCGGCCTTGCCCATTATCTGGAGCATATGCTTTTTAAAGGAACGAATCAGTTCGGATCTAAAGACTGGGCAAAGGAAAAGCCTCTTTTAGACCAGATTGATGCTCTCTACGAAAAGTACAATCAGACTAAGGACGAAGCCAAAAGAAAAGAAATCTATAAAGAAATTGACAGGGTTTCAGGAGAAGCGGCAAAATTTGCAATTGCCAATGAATATGATAAAATGATGGCCGGTATGGGAGCTGATGGCACCAATGCCTTCACTTCTTTTGAACAAACGGTGTACACGGAAGATGTACCTGCGAATGTTCTTGACAAATTCCTTGCAGTACAGGCTGAACGATTCAGGGAACCGGTTCTGAGGCTTTTCCACACAGAGCTTGAGGCCGTATACGAAGAAAAAAACAGATCTCTGGATGATGACGGAGATAAGGTTTTCGATACGATGTTTGCCAACCTTTTCCCTAACAACAATTACGGAAAGCAAACCACCATCGGAACCATTGAGCACCTGAAAAACCCTTCTCTGCATGCCATCAGAGAATATTATAACAATTATTATGTTCCTAATAACATGGGAATCATCATGTCCGGAGATTTTAATCCGGATGAAGTGATTGCAAAAATTGACAAGGCTTTCTCTTATATGAAGCCTAAAGCAATCCCTGAATATAAAGTTGGACAGGAAAAACCGATCACTGCTCCGGTTGTAAAAGAA
Encoded here:
- a CDS encoding DUF922 domain-containing protein translates to MKLTFVLCLLAAQVVYGQKIFWEEGKKLTWDNFKSPVNKKKNPDVAAYTHCGWEFYAEKSSDPKAPVAITIKTLFHEDKSWKDAKRMNDYILLHEQKHFDIAELFVRKFRKAVAEKIKNSGDYNKYFRAIYDGISVDYKNFQMAYDRETRHGLDKEKQTEYNQSISEQLDNLKSYKTL
- the rsmG gene encoding 16S rRNA (guanine(527)-N(7))-methyltransferase RsmG, whose amino-acid sequence is MSASLLLKYFPDLTEKQKEQFSKLENLYNEWNEKINVISRKDMESLYEKHILHSLGIAKVMEFAPGTKVLDIGTGGGFPGIPLAILFPEVEFTLIDSIGKKISVVQAVADGVGLTNVTAIHGRAEKLKEKFHFVVSRAVTQMPEFLRWLKGKFEKEQFNPKHNGILYLKGGDLAEELAGIKCEIFNLKHYFDEEFFDTKKVVYVSKGNFNS
- a CDS encoding M20/M25/M40 family metallo-hydrolase, with the translated sequence MKYSVFLLLISCSVFSQRYSKDDEVKKYVSQVNEDSLKSYIGKLVSFETRHTLSSIDDPKKGIGAARNWVIRKFNDYAKNSGGRMEVYLQQEDIQPDGKRIDKIVNLGNAVAFLKGTDPNDKRIFLIGGHLDSRVTDVMNRTSAAPGANDDGSGVSAVIESARILSRSSFPGSIIFVAFSGEEQSLLGSKQLAEKMKRENLQLEAVLNNDMIGNPKAGETGEINTRILRVFSEGLPYKDLDKKAMTIRNLGFENDSESRQLARYIKEVTEEYVKGLEIKLIYRNDRFLRGGDHTSFVNNGFPAVRLTEYYENYDHQHQDIRTENNKQYGDLTEFIDFKYLKKNVAANIAVLANLAKSPSKPEKVEMDVKELTNSTTLHWETPKSGIPAGYYVLARETDSALWQKKIFTTGLSMKIPLSKDNYIFAVQSVSPSGNLSVPVIPGIAK
- a CDS encoding pyridoxal phosphate-dependent aminotransferase; the encoded protein is MDKLSDRVKRLGYSQTFVMSNKAREMKANGIDVISLTLGEPDFDVPDNIKQAAFDAINQNYSHYSPVPGFLELREAIAYKLKRDNNLEYKPSQICVSNGAKQAIINVLAAIINDGDEVLLPAPYWVSYDEMVRMMGGTSVILPTSYVTDFKVTAEQLEEAITEKTKAVLFSSPCNPSGGYYTYDELKSIAKVIAKYPQITIISDEIYEYINYETNTTSIAQFPEVYEQTAVINGMSKAFAMTGWRIGYSACPEWLAKACEKVQGQMTSGANTVAQRASIVALKADPSEYRYMIDAFKKRRDLVYELIKEIPGFKVVLPKAAFYFFPDISYYIGKNLDGTEIKNSDDFAMFILENAHVGCVGGFSFGSPECIRFSYAASEEDLREAMKRIKDLLEKFN